From the Pseudomonas sp. SORT22 genome, one window contains:
- a CDS encoding transposase, producing MDRPHSKLLRRGRISEPGRLYLLTSITENRAPILREFGLARLVVAQFKLAEQEGAARSLAWVVMPDHFHWLIELQSCTLKTLMRRLKSRSGCAICKACKLKSRLWQPGFHDRALRYEEDVQAVARYIVANPIRAGLVQRIGDYPHWDAVWI from the coding sequence ATGGACCGTCCACACTCCAAGCTCCTGCGACGGGGGCGAATTTCCGAACCCGGCAGGTTGTATCTACTGACGAGCATCACTGAAAACCGGGCCCCCATACTCAGAGAGTTTGGCTTGGCCCGGCTCGTCGTTGCCCAATTCAAACTAGCTGAGCAAGAAGGCGCTGCGCGATCACTGGCCTGGGTAGTAATGCCTGATCACTTTCATTGGCTCATCGAGTTGCAGTCCTGCACATTGAAAACACTAATGCGCAGGCTCAAGTCACGCAGTGGCTGCGCCATTTGCAAGGCGTGCAAACTCAAAAGCAGACTCTGGCAGCCTGGGTTTCATGATCGTGCATTGCGCTATGAAGAAGATGTCCAGGCAGTAGCTCGTTACATTGTTGCCAACCCTATTCGTGCAGGGCTGGTGCAGCGAATTGGTGACTATCCTCATTGGGATGCGGTCTGGATCTAA
- a CDS encoding methionine ABC transporter permease — protein MWFDRFLQGVLDTLLMVGVSSLIALLAGVPLAVILVTSGKGGIFEAPALNRVLGAFVNLFRSIPFLILMVALIPFTRLIVGTTYGVWAAVVPLTIAATPFFARIAEVSLREVDHGLIEAAQAMGCRRWHIVWHVLLPEALPGIVGGFTITLVTMINSSAMAGAIGAGGLGDIAYRYGYQRFDSQIMLTVIVMLVVLVALIQLGGDRLAKGLNKR, from the coding sequence ATGTGGTTTGATCGCTTTCTCCAGGGCGTGCTCGACACCCTGCTGATGGTCGGCGTCTCATCGCTGATCGCCCTGCTCGCCGGCGTGCCGCTGGCGGTGATCCTGGTCACCAGTGGCAAGGGCGGGATCTTTGAAGCGCCTGCCCTGAACCGGGTGCTCGGCGCCTTCGTCAACCTGTTCCGCTCGATTCCGTTCCTGATCCTGATGGTGGCCTTGATTCCCTTCACCCGCTTGATCGTCGGCACCACCTACGGCGTCTGGGCGGCAGTGGTACCGCTGACCATTGCCGCCACACCGTTCTTTGCGCGCATTGCCGAAGTCAGCCTGCGCGAGGTCGACCACGGCCTGATCGAAGCGGCCCAGGCCATGGGCTGCCGGCGCTGGCATATCGTCTGGCATGTACTGCTGCCCGAAGCCCTGCCGGGCATCGTTGGCGGCTTTACCATCACCCTGGTGACCATGATCAACTCCTCGGCCATGGCCGGCGCCATCGGTGCCGGAGGCCTGGGCGACATTGCCTACCGCTATGGCTACCAGCGCTTCGACAGCCAGATCATGCTGACGGTGATCGTCATGCTGGTGGTGCTGGTGGCGTTGATTCAGCTGGGCGGGGACCGGTTGGCGAAGGGCTTGAACAAGCGCTGA
- a CDS encoding ATP-binding cassette domain-containing protein, producing the protein MSAISARVAQEQQATFAPLQQARQRALHPELGNAHVRFIGLGKTYPGQQAPALDGIDLNIQHGEIFGIIGRSGAGKSSLIRTINRLEQPSQGRVLIDQVDIGEYDEDRLVRLRRRIGMIFQHFNLMSAKTVWQNVELPLKVAGVPKAERQRKVAQLLELVGLQEKHHVYPAQLSGGQKQRVGIARALVHDPEILLCDEATSALDPETTESILGLLRDINQRLGLTIVLITHEMAVIRDICHRVVVLERGRIVEQGAVWQVFGDPQHEVSKTLLAPLQPALPAALQARLQPQPAGPEAALVLSLRVSGKDKQAPELSSLFALLGGRISLLQGGIEPIQGRALGQLVVSVANSPHRHEQVIERARQWAAQVEVLGYVV; encoded by the coding sequence ATGAGCGCCATCAGCGCCCGCGTGGCGCAGGAGCAGCAGGCCACTTTCGCGCCCCTGCAACAGGCCCGGCAACGGGCCTTGCACCCGGAGCTGGGCAACGCCCATGTACGCTTCATTGGCCTCGGCAAGACGTACCCTGGCCAACAGGCCCCGGCGCTGGACGGCATCGACCTGAACATCCAGCACGGTGAGATCTTCGGCATCATCGGCCGCAGCGGCGCCGGCAAGTCGTCGCTGATCCGCACCATCAACCGCCTGGAGCAACCCAGCCAGGGCCGGGTGCTGATCGACCAGGTAGACATCGGCGAGTACGACGAAGACCGCCTGGTGCGCCTGCGCCGGCGCATCGGCATGATCTTCCAGCACTTCAACCTGATGTCGGCCAAGACCGTCTGGCAGAACGTCGAGCTACCGCTCAAGGTCGCCGGCGTGCCCAAGGCCGAGCGCCAGCGCAAGGTTGCCCAATTGCTGGAACTGGTCGGCCTGCAGGAGAAGCATCACGTCTACCCGGCGCAGTTGTCCGGCGGGCAGAAGCAGCGCGTCGGCATTGCCCGGGCGCTGGTGCATGACCCCGAGATCCTGCTGTGTGACGAGGCTACGTCGGCACTCGACCCGGAAACCACCGAGTCGATCCTCGGCCTGCTGCGCGATATCAACCAGCGCCTGGGTTTGACCATCGTGTTGATCACCCACGAGATGGCGGTGATCCGCGATATCTGCCACCGGGTGGTGGTGCTCGAGCGTGGGCGCATCGTTGAACAAGGCGCTGTCTGGCAGGTGTTCGGCGATCCGCAGCATGAGGTCAGCAAGACCCTGCTCGCGCCCTTGCAGCCTGCTCTGCCAGCTGCGTTGCAGGCTCGCTTGCAGCCGCAACCGGCGGGGCCTGAGGCAGCACTGGTGTTGAGCTTGCGGGTGAGTGGCAAAGACAAGCAGGCGCCGGAATTGTCTTCATTATTCGCCTTGCTCGGCGGTCGGATCAGCTTGCTGCAAGGCGGCATCGAACCGATCCAGGGCCGCGCGTTGGGGCAACTTGTTGTGTCGGTGGCCAACTCGCCGCACCGCCACGAGCAAGTGATTGAGCGCGCCCGGCAATGGGCGGCACAAGTGGAGGTATTGGGTTATGTGGTTTGA
- a CDS encoding MetQ/NlpA family ABC transporter substrate-binding protein: MLKTFIARPVAALALSLGLLGAAQAADALKVGTTAAFSIPLEAAVSEAKKQGLDVELIEFSDWIAPNVSLAAGDIDVNYFQHIPFLENAKAAAGFDLVPFAPGIINNVGLYSKKYKSFAELPEGASVAIANDPINSGRGLQLLAKAGLITLKAGVGYKATEEDIVANPKKLKILQVEAVQLVRAYDDADLVQGYPAYIRLAKTFDATSALLFDGLDHKEYVIQFVIRPQSKDDPRLARFIDIYQHSPVVRAALDQAHGKLYQAGWES, translated from the coding sequence ATGCTTAAGACCTTTATTGCCCGCCCGGTCGCAGCCCTGGCCTTGAGCCTCGGCCTGCTCGGCGCCGCCCAGGCCGCCGATGCCCTGAAAGTCGGCACCACCGCAGCCTTCTCGATCCCGCTTGAAGCCGCCGTCAGCGAGGCCAAGAAACAGGGCCTGGACGTCGAACTGATCGAGTTCAGCGACTGGATCGCGCCGAATGTCAGCCTGGCGGCCGGCGACATCGACGTGAACTACTTCCAGCACATCCCGTTCCTGGAAAACGCCAAGGCTGCTGCCGGTTTCGACCTGGTGCCCTTCGCCCCGGGGATCATCAACAACGTCGGCCTGTATTCGAAAAAGTACAAGAGCTTCGCCGAGCTGCCCGAGGGCGCCAGCGTGGCCATCGCCAACGACCCGATCAACAGCGGCCGCGGTTTGCAGTTGCTGGCCAAGGCCGGCCTGATCACCCTCAAAGCCGGCGTCGGCTACAAGGCCACCGAAGAAGACATTGTCGCCAATCCGAAGAAGCTGAAGATCCTCCAGGTTGAAGCAGTACAACTGGTGCGTGCCTACGACGACGCCGACCTGGTCCAGGGCTACCCGGCCTACATCCGCCTGGCCAAGACCTTCGACGCCACTTCGGCGCTGCTGTTCGACGGCCTCGACCACAAGGAATACGTGATCCAGTTCGTCATCCGCCCGCAGAGCAAGGACGACCCGCGCCTGGCCAGGTTCATCGACATCTACCAGCACTCGCCGGTGGTGCGTGCTGCCCTCGACCAGGCCCACGGCAAGCTCTACCAAGCCGGCTGGGAGAGCTGA
- a CDS encoding LLM class flavin-dependent oxidoreductase → MAKKKILLNAFNMNCVGHINHGLWTHPRDNSSQYKTLEYWTELAQLLERGLFDGLFIADIVGVYDVYQQSVDVPLKESIQLPVNDPLLLVSAMAAVTRNLGFGLTANLTYEPPYLFARRLSTLDHLSRGRVGWNIVTGYLDSAAKAMGLDQQPEHDRRYDQADEYLQVLYKLWEGSWEDGAVLNDQQQRIYAQPDKVHKVKHQGEFYRVEGYHLCEPSPQRTPVLFQAGSSERGLGFAGNHAECVFISGQNKAATRAQVDKVRAAAVAAGRDPQAIKVFMGLTVIVARTEEQARAKHAEYLRYASPEAGVAHFASSTAIDFSEYELDEPIQYVKSNAIQSATRNLQNNDWTRRKLLEQHALGGRYITLIGSPTQVADALESWIAETGLDGFNLARTVTPESYVDFIDLVIPELQRRGSYKTAYEQGSLREKLFASDQPHLPADHPGASYRHTTTTPTGALQHA, encoded by the coding sequence ATGGCCAAGAAAAAGATCCTGCTCAACGCCTTCAACATGAACTGCGTTGGCCATATCAACCACGGCCTGTGGACCCACCCGCGGGACAACTCGAGCCAGTACAAAACCCTCGAATACTGGACCGAGCTTGCCCAGTTGCTCGAGCGCGGGCTGTTCGACGGGCTGTTCATCGCCGATATCGTCGGTGTCTACGACGTCTACCAGCAGTCGGTCGATGTACCGCTCAAAGAGTCGATCCAGCTACCGGTCAACGACCCGCTGCTGCTGGTCTCGGCCATGGCCGCGGTCACCCGCAACCTGGGTTTCGGCCTGACCGCCAACCTCACCTACGAGCCGCCGTACCTGTTTGCCCGACGCCTTTCCACCCTCGACCACCTGAGCCGTGGCCGGGTCGGCTGGAACATCGTCACCGGCTACCTCGACAGCGCTGCCAAGGCCATGGGCCTGGACCAGCAACCCGAGCACGACCGCCGCTATGACCAGGCCGACGAGTACCTGCAGGTGCTGTACAAGCTCTGGGAAGGCAGCTGGGAAGACGGCGCGGTGCTCAATGATCAGCAGCAGCGGATCTACGCCCAGCCGGACAAGGTGCACAAGGTCAAGCATCAAGGCGAGTTCTACCGGGTCGAGGGCTATCACCTCTGCGAGCCGTCGCCGCAGCGTACGCCGGTGCTGTTCCAGGCTGGCAGCTCCGAGCGTGGCCTGGGCTTTGCCGGCAACCATGCCGAATGCGTGTTCATCAGCGGCCAGAACAAGGCCGCCACCCGCGCCCAGGTTGACAAGGTCCGCGCTGCCGCCGTCGCAGCCGGGCGCGACCCGCAAGCCATCAAGGTGTTCATGGGCCTGACGGTGATCGTCGCCCGCACCGAAGAACAGGCCAGGGCCAAGCACGCCGAGTACCTGCGCTATGCCAGCCCCGAGGCCGGTGTTGCGCACTTTGCCAGTTCCACCGCTATCGATTTTTCCGAGTACGAACTGGACGAGCCGATCCAGTACGTGAAAAGCAATGCCATCCAGTCTGCCACCAGGAACCTGCAGAACAACGACTGGACCCGGCGCAAGCTGCTCGAACAGCACGCTCTGGGCGGGCGCTACATCACCCTGATCGGCTCGCCGACCCAGGTCGCCGACGCGCTGGAAAGCTGGATCGCCGAAACCGGCCTCGACGGTTTCAACCTGGCGCGCACGGTCACCCCGGAAAGCTATGTCGACTTCATCGACCTGGTCATCCCCGAGTTGCAACGCCGCGGCTCGTACAAGACCGCCTACGAACAGGGCAGCCTGCGCGAAAAACTCTTCGCCAGCGACCAGCCTCACCTGCCGGCAGACCATCCTGGCGCCAGCTATCGCCACACCACCACGACCCCGACGGGAGCGCTACAGCATGCTTAA
- a CDS encoding SfnB family sulfur acquisition oxidoreductase yields the protein MSLLPQPHANVAVIHTDAQALQVAEEVAVQLRRDSALRDRERRLPHPELELFSRSGLWGISVPKAFGGAGVSNVTLAKVIARIAQADASLGQIPQNHFYALEVLRVNGSAAQQQRLYAEVLAGQRLGNALAELGTKTAHDRTTALSRDGDAYRINGRKFYATGALYAQRIPTSVVDEDGIQRLAFVPADSTGLKVIDDWSGFGQRTTGSGSVLFDNVQVGAEDVLPFQSAFERPTTVGPLAQILHAAIDTGIARAAYEDALHFVRTRSRPWVDSGVDKASEDPLTLKSFGHLAIRLHATEALLERAGEYLDRAQAEPNAATVAAASIAVAEARAISTEISLAAGTTLFELSGSQATLAEHGLDRHWRNARVHTLHDPVRWKYHAIGNYYLNDENPPLRGTI from the coding sequence ATGAGCCTTTTGCCACAACCGCACGCCAACGTCGCGGTCATCCACACTGACGCCCAGGCATTGCAAGTCGCCGAGGAAGTCGCCGTCCAGCTGCGCCGCGACAGCGCCCTGCGCGACCGCGAACGACGCCTGCCGCACCCTGAACTTGAACTGTTCTCGCGCTCCGGCCTGTGGGGCATCAGCGTACCCAAGGCCTTTGGTGGCGCTGGCGTATCGAACGTCACCCTGGCCAAGGTCATCGCCCGCATCGCCCAGGCGGACGCCTCGCTGGGGCAAATTCCGCAGAACCACTTCTATGCCCTCGAAGTGCTGCGGGTCAACGGCAGCGCGGCGCAACAGCAGCGCCTGTACGCCGAAGTACTGGCCGGCCAGCGCTTGGGCAATGCCCTGGCCGAGCTGGGCACCAAGACCGCCCACGACCGCACCACCGCCCTTAGCCGCGACGGCGATGCTTACCGCATCAACGGGCGCAAGTTCTACGCCACCGGTGCGCTCTATGCCCAGCGCATTCCCACCTCGGTTGTCGATGAGGACGGCATCCAGCGCCTGGCCTTCGTCCCGGCAGACAGTACCGGGCTGAAGGTCATCGACGACTGGAGCGGCTTCGGCCAGCGCACCACCGGCAGCGGTTCGGTGCTGTTCGATAACGTCCAGGTTGGCGCCGAAGACGTGCTGCCGTTCCAGAGCGCCTTCGAGCGCCCGACCACGGTCGGCCCGCTGGCGCAGATCCTCCACGCCGCCATCGACACCGGCATCGCCCGCGCCGCCTACGAAGATGCCCTGCACTTCGTGCGCACCCGCAGCCGGCCATGGGTCGACTCCGGGGTCGATAAGGCCAGCGAAGATCCACTGACGCTGAAATCCTTCGGCCACCTGGCGATCCGTTTGCACGCCACTGAAGCGCTGCTCGAACGCGCCGGCGAATACCTCGACCGCGCCCAGGCCGAGCCCAATGCCGCAACCGTCGCCGCCGCCTCCATCGCCGTGGCCGAAGCGCGGGCGATCAGCACCGAGATTTCCCTCGCCGCCGGCACCACTCTGTTCGAGCTGTCGGGCAGCCAGGCCACCCTGGCCGAGCATGGCCTCGACCGGCACTGGCGCAACGCCCGGGTGCACACCCTGCACGACCCGGTGCGCTGGAAGTACCACGCCATCGGCAACTACTACCTCAACGATGAAAACCCACCGTTGCGGGGCACCATCTGA
- a CDS encoding SfnB family sulfur acquisition oxidoreductase, producing MSNLAETTVHSDLDSAPLLLPAKVLSNDEQALQAAHELAEAARTQAAKRDQQRKLPWAEIEQFTRSGLGSISIPRAFGGAQVSFVTIAEVFRIISAADPALGQIPQNQFGILQLLKGTATQRQKELLFTSVLDGWRIGNAGPERGTKHTLDLKARITREGDHYVLSGQKFYSTGALFAHWVAVKALNDDGRQVMAFVRRGTPGLRIVDDWSGFGQRTTASGTVLLDKVQVDAELVIDTWKQSEVANIQGAASQLIQAAIDAGIAEAAIADTIAFVRDKARPWIDAKVDRASDDLYVIADVGRLQLELHAAQALLSKAARVLDEVSAAPVDAAAAARASIAVAEAKVLTTEISLLASEKLFELSGSRATLAEFNLDRHWRNARVHTLHDPVRWKYHAVGAYHLNGTLPARHSWI from the coding sequence ATGTCCAATCTGGCAGAAACCACAGTCCACAGCGATCTGGACAGCGCCCCGCTGTTGCTGCCGGCCAAGGTGCTGAGCAACGACGAACAAGCCCTGCAGGCAGCCCACGAGCTGGCCGAAGCAGCACGCACCCAGGCGGCCAAGCGCGACCAGCAGCGCAAGCTGCCCTGGGCAGAAATCGAGCAGTTCACCCGCAGCGGCCTGGGCAGCATCAGCATCCCGCGCGCCTTTGGCGGCGCGCAGGTGTCGTTTGTCACCATCGCGGAAGTCTTTCGCATCATCAGCGCCGCCGACCCGGCGCTGGGGCAGATCCCGCAAAACCAGTTCGGCATCCTGCAACTGCTCAAAGGCACCGCCACGCAGCGGCAGAAAGAGCTGCTGTTCACCTCGGTGCTCGATGGCTGGCGCATCGGCAATGCCGGGCCGGAACGCGGCACCAAACACACCCTGGACCTCAAGGCACGGATCACCCGCGAGGGCGATCACTATGTGCTCAGCGGCCAGAAGTTCTATTCCACCGGCGCCCTGTTTGCCCATTGGGTCGCGGTCAAGGCGTTGAACGATGACGGCCGTCAGGTCATGGCCTTTGTCCGCCGCGGCACCCCGGGCCTGCGCATCGTCGATGACTGGTCGGGTTTCGGCCAGCGCACCACCGCCAGCGGCACCGTGCTGCTGGACAAGGTGCAGGTCGATGCGGAGCTGGTGATCGACACCTGGAAACAGAGCGAAGTAGCAAACATCCAGGGCGCGGCTTCGCAGCTGATCCAGGCGGCCATCGATGCCGGTATCGCCGAAGCGGCGATTGCCGACACCATCGCCTTCGTTCGCGACAAAGCCCGGCCATGGATCGACGCCAAGGTCGATCGTGCCAGCGATGATCTCTATGTAATCGCCGACGTCGGCCGCCTGCAGCTTGAGCTGCATGCCGCCCAGGCGCTGCTTTCCAAGGCTGCGCGGGTGCTCGACGAAGTCAGCGCCGCGCCGGTCGATGCCGCTGCGGCCGCTCGCGCTTCGATTGCCGTGGCCGAAGCCAAGGTGCTGACCACCGAGATTTCGCTGCTGGCCAGCGAGAAGCTCTTCGAGCTCTCCGGCAGCCGCGCCACCCTGGCCGAGTTCAACCTCGACCGGCACTGGCGCAATGCCCGCGTGCACACCCTGCACGATCCGGTGCGCTGGAAATACCACGCCGTCGGCGCCTATCACCTCAACGGTACCTTGCCTGCCCGGCACTCCTGGATTTGA
- the tcyN gene encoding L-cystine ABC transporter ATP-binding protein TcyN: MIEVQRLSKQFNGQTVLDDISLKVEAGEVIAIIGPSGSGKTTFLRCLNLLETPSSGRIKVGKVEIDANRPLGQQSGLIRQLRQEVGFVFQNFNLFPHRTALENVIEGPLVVKKTPHEQAVALGMKLLAKVGLAGKEAAYPRKLSGGQQQRVAIARALAMEPEVILFDEPTSALDPELVGEVLATIRGLAEEKRTMIIVTHEMSFARDVANRVIFFDKGVIVEQGEAKALFAHPKEDRTRQFLSKFLGTQNTGY, from the coding sequence ATGATCGAGGTACAACGACTGAGCAAGCAGTTCAACGGCCAGACCGTGCTCGATGACATCAGCCTCAAGGTCGAGGCCGGCGAGGTGATCGCCATCATCGGCCCCAGCGGCTCGGGCAAGACCACCTTCCTGCGTTGCCTGAACCTGCTGGAAACCCCCAGCAGCGGGCGCATCAAGGTCGGCAAGGTAGAAATCGACGCCAACCGCCCGCTGGGCCAGCAAAGCGGGCTGATCCGCCAGTTGCGCCAGGAAGTCGGCTTCGTGTTTCAGAACTTCAACCTGTTCCCCCATCGTACGGCGCTGGAGAACGTCATCGAAGGCCCGCTGGTGGTCAAGAAAACTCCGCACGAACAAGCCGTGGCCCTGGGCATGAAGCTGCTGGCCAAGGTCGGCCTGGCCGGCAAGGAAGCCGCCTACCCGCGCAAGCTCTCCGGCGGTCAGCAGCAGCGGGTAGCGATTGCCCGGGCCCTGGCGATGGAGCCGGAAGTGATCCTCTTCGACGAGCCGACCTCGGCGCTCGACCCCGAGCTGGTCGGCGAAGTGCTGGCGACCATTCGTGGCCTGGCTGAAGAAAAGCGCACCATGATCATCGTCACCCACGAGATGAGTTTTGCCCGCGACGTGGCCAACCGGGTGATCTTCTTCGACAAGGGCGTGATCGTTGAACAGGGCGAAGCCAAGGCGCTGTTCGCCCACCCCAAGGAAGACCGCACACGCCAGTTCCTGAGCAAGTTCCTCGGTACGCAGAACACCGGCTACTGA
- the tcyL gene encoding cystine ABC transporter permease, whose product MEAALQLALESAPFLLKGAYFTVILSLGGMFFGLLLGFGLALMRLSSIKLLSWTARVYVSFFRGTPLLVQLFMIYYGLPQLGIELDPLPAALIGFSLNMAAYACEILRAAISSIDRGQWEAAASIGMTRGQAMRRAILPQAARTALPPLGNSFISLVKDTALAATIQVPELFRQAQLITARTFEIFTMYLAAALIYWVLASVLAHLQNRLEARVNRHDQES is encoded by the coding sequence ATGGAAGCAGCTTTGCAACTGGCGCTGGAGTCCGCGCCCTTTTTGCTCAAGGGCGCGTACTTTACGGTCATTCTCAGCCTCGGCGGGATGTTCTTTGGCCTGTTGCTGGGCTTTGGCCTGGCGCTGATGCGCCTGTCGTCGATCAAGCTGCTGAGCTGGACGGCGCGAGTCTACGTGTCGTTCTTTCGCGGCACGCCGCTGCTGGTGCAGCTGTTCATGATCTACTACGGCCTGCCACAACTGGGCATCGAGCTCGACCCGCTGCCCGCAGCGTTGATCGGCTTCTCGCTGAACATGGCCGCCTATGCCTGTGAAATTCTCCGTGCCGCGATCAGTTCCATCGACCGCGGCCAGTGGGAGGCTGCCGCCAGCATCGGCATGACCCGTGGCCAGGCCATGCGCCGGGCAATCCTGCCGCAAGCGGCGCGCACCGCCTTGCCGCCACTGGGCAACAGCTTTATTTCGCTGGTCAAGGACACCGCCCTGGCCGCCACCATCCAGGTGCCGGAGCTGTTCCGCCAGGCGCAGCTGATTACTGCGCGCACCTTCGAGATCTTCACCATGTACCTTGCCGCCGCACTGATCTACTGGGTGCTGGCCAGCGTTCTCGCGCACCTGCAGAACCGCCTGGAAGCGCGGGTCAACCGGCACGACCAGGAGTCCTGA
- the tcyJ gene encoding cystine ABC transporter substrate-binding protein, protein MKISAFGKQAVAAGLGLLLGASLLGQAVAGEQLQQIKDKGVINIGLEGTYPPFSFVDADGKLAGFEVELSEALAKELGVKVKLQPTKWDGILAALESKRLDAVVNQVTISDERKKKYDFSAPYTVSGIQALVLTKKAAELNIKSAADLGGKKVGVGLGTNYEQWVKANVPTADVRTYEDDPTKFQDLRVGRIDAILIDRLAALEYAKKAKDTTAAGDAFSRQEAGIALRKGEPELLAAVNKALDKLRADGTLKKLSEKYFNADVTQ, encoded by the coding sequence ATGAAGATTTCCGCTTTCGGTAAACAGGCAGTCGCCGCAGGCCTCGGCTTGCTGCTCGGCGCCAGCCTGCTCGGCCAGGCTGTCGCTGGTGAGCAACTGCAGCAGATCAAAGACAAGGGCGTGATCAACATCGGCCTTGAAGGCACTTATCCACCGTTCAGCTTCGTCGACGCCGACGGCAAGCTGGCCGGCTTCGAAGTGGAGCTTTCCGAAGCCCTGGCCAAGGAGCTGGGGGTCAAGGTCAAGCTGCAGCCAACCAAGTGGGATGGCATCCTCGCGGCACTGGAGTCCAAGCGCCTGGACGCGGTGGTGAACCAGGTGACCATCTCCGATGAGCGCAAGAAGAAGTATGACTTCTCCGCGCCCTACACCGTTTCCGGGATTCAGGCGCTGGTGCTGACGAAAAAGGCCGCCGAGCTGAACATCAAGTCCGCTGCCGACCTGGGCGGCAAGAAAGTCGGCGTGGGCCTGGGCACCAACTACGAACAGTGGGTCAAAGCCAACGTGCCGACCGCGGACGTGCGCACCTACGAAGACGATCCGACCAAGTTCCAGGACCTGCGCGTCGGCCGGATCGACGCCATCCTGATCGACCGTCTGGCGGCGCTGGAATACGCCAAGAAAGCCAAGGACACCACTGCCGCCGGTGACGCCTTCTCCCGCCAGGAAGCCGGTATTGCCCTGCGCAAAGGCGAGCCGGAACTGCTGGCAGCAGTGAACAAAGCTCTCGACAAGCTACGCGCCGACGGCACACTGAAAAAGCTTTCGGAAAAGTACTTCAACGCTGACGTCACCCAATAA